A region of the Methylomagnum ishizawai genome:
CGCGCCAGCTCCAGGGGCTGGGCGCGTGGTGGGTGACGACCACTGTCTGGCCGGGGAAGGGCAGGGCCAGTTGTTCCAGCAGCCAGCGGCGGGAGGCGGCGTAGAGCTTTTTGTAGGCGTCCGGGTCCAGCCGGTCCGGGCCGCGGCGGATTTTGCGGAAATCGTTGACCCGCCGCACCAATTCCTCCAGGTCGTCGCGCTCCTGCCCGCCCAAATCGCTCCACAGGGTGCAGCCCAGGAAACGGATATCCCCGTACAGCCAGGATTCCCGTTCCAGGAAACGCACGTTGCTGCCCGTCGCCGCCAGGCGCAGGGCCGTCACCGTCGCGGCGTGTTCGTGGGTGTAGAACTCGTGGTTGCCCGCCACATAGACCACCGGCCTGGGCAGGGTCTTGAGCCAGTCCAAGCCTTGCAGCCCCAGCCCGATATCCCCCGCCGCGACGATCACATCCGCCCCGCCGTCGGGCGGGTCGAGCGGGCCGAATTCCAGGTGGATATCGGAAAAATATTGGATACGCATGGCTTTACACCCGGATTGCCCGGCGCGGGCCGGGGTGGAGGCTTGACACCCGAGTAAGGAACTCGGAAATTACCGGCGTCAACCGGACCAAACCCTTCCCACCCGCCGTTGGCGTTAAAATGGCGGCTTCCCGCATCCCCCTAGCTAGGTTTCTCAGCATGATCGTTCGTAAAAACACCGTTGGCGTAAGAATAGGCGATGTCCAAATCGGCGGCGGCGCGCCTATCGTCGTGCAATCGATGACCAATACCGACACCGCCGATATCGACGGCACCGTCGCCCAGGTCGTGGACCTCGCCCGCACCGGCTCGGAATTGGTCCGCGTCACCGTGAACAACGAGGAAGCC
Encoded here:
- a CDS encoding metallophosphoesterase, with product MRIQYFSDIHLEFGPLDPPDGGADVIVAAGDIGLGLQGLDWLKTLPRPVVYVAGNHEFYTHEHAATVTALRLAATGSNVRFLERESWLYGDIRFLGCTLWSDLGGQERDDLEELVRRVNDFRKIRRGPDRLDPDAYKKLYAASRRWLLEQLALPFPGQTVVVTHHAPSPWSWRDNPGDVKRHAYYSDLKEVLHNHEIAAWFHGHTHAVSDYLCAGARILCNPRGYAPDRLVAEFDPARVVEV